The sequence CTCCACGAGCAGTAATGTTGCCAAAAGTCCGGTTAATCTCGTTTGCCCAGACAATTACCCGACCGCCGTTGCCATTGACTAAAGCATCAACAGCAATGGTAGAATCATTACTAATAAAAGTGCGAGAAGCATTCGGAACTGCACCCAAACCTTTGTAATCGCCGCCAATCAAAACAGTGCCGCCGCCAGAAGTACCAGAGGCATTAATATCAGCACTGACAAGACCGACTTTATCGCCCAAAACTTGTACTCTGCCTCCGGTTTGTCCGGATACGTCGATCGTACCGGATGCGATCGCACTACTTCCCTGTGTTGGTACGGTAATTCCCGAACCGGTTAGTTGCACGCTACCATCTTTATTTACGGATATTCCCGTAGCATGACCGACACTTCCTCCGGTCAACATTTGCGGCAAGGATGCGATCGGCAACGTCCAATTATTAGGTAAAGTACCGCTATTTCCTAATAGTTGCAGTTCCAAACTCAACACAAAACCGGGTTGACTCAAACGCACAAAGCTTTGCCCCGGCACCGCCGTTAGAGTAATATTGCCAGCAGGTGCGGATAATTGCCCGGTATTGACAACTGTACCACCCAGTAAAGTGAGATCTTGCCCTATACCTACTGCCAAATTACCGGCATTGACAATGCTTCCGGGCTGCTGCATCGTAAAGGCAAAAGCTGAAGGCGTTCCTACCAGCACTGCATAATTATTCGGCCCAGCTGCACTAAACCAGTTGACGTTCCCTGGCATATCTGTGGGTGCGAGACCAATACCGTTGGCTGTAGTGGCCAAAAAAGCAGCAGGCACATTTAAACTGGCATTTGCACCAAAGACAATGCCAGATGGATTCATTAAAAATAAATTGGAATTACCACCCGTAACTTGAATAAGGCCGTTAATATAAGAAACGTTACCGCCGTTTACCCTCGCTAAGATGTTTAGGATATCGGGTCGGGACAAAAAGTTAGCAACTTGGCCGGAATTGAGACCAAATTCGGTGAAACTATGAAATAGGTTGGCACCATCCCCAGATCTTTGGCCACCCGTGATGTCAAAACGATTTTCTTGAGGGGTAACTACAGTGCCAGTCCCGTCTGCCGCTGGGACGATCGGTTGTCCGATAGCTGGTGCTGCAAGAGCGATCGCTCCTGTTAAAGCAGAAAAGAGAAAAAAGGCACAAGTCCGAATTGAAGCCATACCCTCACCTCTCTGCCCTGGTCAATCATAAATTTACTTGTGTTATGCTGACATCTTTCTTAGCACAGCAAATAAGATTGTCAATGATTTGATACCTTATGCCAGAGGGAGAGCGAAATGGGAAGGGAAAGAGGGATGTAGGGCGTCAACCAGAAAATGATGTTCAAATTTTAAAACCCCTACCCATTTGCATAAGTGGATAGGGTTTTCGATATATTAAGTTAGCAACAAAATCAACTATCGGCGGGCATATCTACCTGGCGCGTAAGCCTCGATCACTTTTCCAGTTTGAGAACAAGTCACCATCAAATAATCGCAAGCATGACATTGAGTTGAGATAAGTTTACTGATAGAAAGGTAGTGACGTTCTCCGTGATTGCCACAGTTGGGGCAGCGGATCTTTTGTACTGTTTGCATTTTGAAATCTCTCAATTAACTCAGTTTTTAAAGACAATGGCAAAAACCAGCACCCATGATGACTGTTTTTCTATATCCGGAGTAAGAAACCGGGTTTCTTTGGGTCATATAGGCGTAATCTCCTCACATCCAGCGAAAGAAACCAAGTTTCTGGGATGACGCGATCGGCCCTTTAGCACCCGCGATGACACTTTTACCGCATCATTCTCTGGTTATGACATACCTGGTTTAAACCAGATTTTCCGGACTCAAACTTCAGCTAAAACAGTCTCAAGCTGTAGCCATAGGTTGTTATATTTGATTTCGGGTAATTTTGCTAAAAGCAATGATCCCCAATCATTATCTTGGCATAAGTCTTTGATATCAGACCCTACCATTCGGATGATAGCAGAAGATTGCTGTCTCCAGCGCCGTCACTAAAAATTATTTTTCACTAAAGAGATGGCCTTTATATACATTTATTGAAGAATATTTAACGACTATTTTTAAGATTCTGTTCGACTTTTAATTATTTCTTTAGATACAGGATTTAAGCATGACAAGGGGAAAAGTCACGATTTTTCTGATAAATTTCGTTTAGAGAGGGGCGTCCTATTGTAGAGACGTAGTATAGAACGCCTCTACAAGCCATAAGGAAATCAGGTTATCGGGATTTGCAGCCGCATGAGGTACATGACTCCCACTTCCTACTCACCAACTATGAGCAAATGCGTACAGGACTGAGTGGGAATATTCTGGCGATCGCTATCTCCGGAAATCCTCAGAATCGCGAATTCTGCCATCAGGCATTGTAGTTTTCTTGAGAATTGCTCTCGTTAAATCCACTCCAATTAAGTTAGCTTCTCGAAGAGTCGTACCCGTCAACTCAGCTCCGCTTAAGTCTGCATTACTGAGGTCAGCATGACCGAGAGCG is a genomic window of Aerosakkonema funiforme FACHB-1375 containing:
- a CDS encoding replication restart DNA helicase PriA, with the translated sequence MQTVQKIRCPNCGNHGERHYLSISKLISTQCHACDYLMVTCSQTGKVIEAYAPGRYARR